One window of Caldisericia bacterium genomic DNA carries:
- the rpsO gene encoding 30S ribosomal protein S15 yields the protein MLDKKEKQEIIEKFRLHEKDTGSPEVQIAILTEKIRRLSEHLKEHKKDHSSRRGLLKMVGRRRKLLNYLKEKDYDKYLQLIESLNLRK from the coding sequence ATGTTAGATAAAAAAGAAAAACAGGAGATAATAGAAAAGTTTAGATTACACGAAAAAGATACAGGATCTCCTGAGGTACAGATTGCTATATTAACTGAAAAGATTAGAAGGTTATCCGAACATCTTAAGGAGCATAAAAAGGATCACTCCTCAAGAAGAGGGCTTCTTAAGATGGTTGGAAGAAGAAGAAAACTCCTTAATTATCTTAAGGAGAAAGATTACGATAAATATTTACAATTAATTGAGAGTTTAAATTTAAGAAAGTAA